A segment of the Candidatus Thermoplasmatota archaeon genome:
CGTTTCCTCACTTTGCTGGCCTGGGTCACGACGTCCGCGCCCAACACCTCCGCTCTGCCACCAGTCGGCAGCATGAGGGTATTGAGAATCGAGATAGTTGTGGTCTTTCCCGCCCCATTAGGGCCAAGGAATCCGAACACCTCTCCTTCTCGGACGTCGAACGAGACGGAATCTACCGCTCGAACATCGCCTGGAAAGATCTTCTGCAGATCCTGAACCTTAATGACCGAATTATCCGAAGGCATGATCCAACGCGCCCCGCTGCATGACTGCGTTCTATCGTCAGTCGAAGTCTGTGGGATATACTTTGCCTCGAATATTGTCAACCCACTGAATGTCTTGACAGCGCATTCTGAGTCTTAGCCACGCACAACAGGAGGCGCGCTCCTCACTGAATGCTTCGAATTGCTGGATCAGTGATGAGCGAATCCCACCAGATCCGATACACGCGCAAACCCCCAATGATTGAGAGAAAGGAGTGAGGAAGGAGTTTAGCTCGGCGCAATAATCCCATAATTGAGAGATAGTCAGACGTTCAAGCATGCACACGGCTCACTCTGTTCTCCTCAGCCAACAAGTACGCTCCAAATCCTATGGCCCAGAACATTGCAGGATAGAAGATCATCCGCTCCATACCGCCTGCGCCCAGACCAGCGTATGTGTTACCAGCGAAGAGGGCCAATGCCGAAAGGCCGATCAGGCCGAGAAGAATGAACAGATACGACATAGGAGGCCGAACCATCTTGCTGGAGTAGATTACTGCCAAGTTCCCGAAGAGGAATGCCAAAAAAGCGAACAGGGCATGCACCTCGGGAATGTAGTCCTCATTGAAGACTCCGACACCAATGGCCCCTATTCCGGACAGCGCGAGGAACAACCAGATAAGTGATTTCCTGGGCCTGAGCCGCAACAGGGCCGCGGTCACCAGAGCCATCAACCCAAAAATGATAATGGCACCCGTGAAGATCAAACGCGAAGAAGTCGGGCCAACCCCCAAATCGCTGATGTAGTTCTGAGATGTACTGTATCCGGGGTACAGAAACTCGGCCAGATGCACCATGAATAACATCTCCAGGCCTCCGATGAGAAGCCAGAAACCAGGGGACCGCAGATTGACC
Coding sequences within it:
- a CDS encoding DUF998 domain-containing protein, with protein sequence MVNLRSPGFWLLIGGLEMLFMVHLAEFLYPGYSTSQNYISDLGVGPTSSRLIFTGAIIIFGLMALVTAALLRLRPRKSLIWLFLALSGIGAIGVGVFNEDYIPEVHALFAFLAFLFGNLAVIYSSKMVRPPMSYLFILLGLIGLSALALFAGNTYAGLGAGGMERMIFYPAMFWAIGFGAYLLAEENRVSRVHA